One stretch of Candidatus Tumulicola sp. DNA includes these proteins:
- the rplK gene encoding 50S ribosomal protein L11 — MAKKVIARITLQVPAGKATPAQPVGPALGQHGINIMEFCKAYNERTASQAGNIIPAVITVFEDRSFTFVTKTPPAADLIKRAAGVEKGSGEPNRKKVGKISWDDCRKIGQMKMADLNANDVEAAAKIVAGTARSMGIDVE; from the coding sequence GTGGCAAAGAAAGTCATCGCGAGGATCACGCTCCAGGTCCCGGCAGGCAAGGCCACGCCGGCGCAGCCCGTGGGTCCCGCGCTCGGTCAGCACGGCATCAATATCATGGAGTTCTGCAAGGCGTATAACGAGCGCACCGCAAGCCAAGCCGGCAACATAATCCCGGCGGTCATCACCGTGTTCGAGGATCGCTCGTTCACGTTCGTGACGAAGACGCCCCCGGCGGCCGATCTGATCAAGCGCGCGGCGGGCGTCGAAAAAGGCTCGGGCGAGCCCAATCGCAAGAAGGTCGGCAAGATCTCGTGGGACGATTGCCGCAAGATCGGCCAGATGAAGATGGCGGACCTCAACGCCAACGACGTCGAGGCCGCCGCCAAGATCGTCGCCGGCACCGCCCGCTCGATGGGCATCGATGTAGAATAA
- the nusG gene encoding transcription termination/antitermination protein NusG, translated as MLAESTDPDRKWYVVHTYSGYENKVKANLERRIKSMNMQDFVYRVLVPTDKEVEFKDGKRKEVEKKVYPGYVLVEMKMTDQSWYVVRNTQGVTGFVGSPGSGEKPLPLADKEVKTILKQMGIETPKLKIDFKKGDRVKVTSGPFFDFTGTVDEIDAQKERLRALISIFGRETPVELEFYQVEKV; from the coding sequence CTGCTCGCCGAGAGCACCGACCCCGACCGCAAGTGGTACGTCGTGCACACCTATTCCGGCTACGAGAACAAGGTGAAGGCCAACCTCGAGCGGCGCATCAAGTCCATGAACATGCAGGACTTCGTGTACCGCGTGCTCGTGCCCACGGACAAGGAAGTCGAATTCAAGGACGGCAAGCGCAAGGAAGTCGAGAAGAAGGTGTACCCGGGCTACGTGCTGGTCGAGATGAAGATGACCGATCAGTCGTGGTACGTGGTGCGCAACACGCAGGGCGTCACCGGTTTCGTCGGCTCGCCCGGTTCGGGCGAGAAGCCATTGCCGCTGGCCGACAAAGAAGTCAAAACGATCCTCAAGCAGATGGGCATCGAGACCCCGAAGCTCAAGATCGATTTCAAGAAGGGCGATCGCGTCAAGGTCACCTCCGGCCCATTCTTCGACTTCACGGGTACGGTCGACGAGATCGACGCCCAGAAGGAGCGTCTGCGCGCGCTCATCTCCATTTTCGGGCGCGAGACGCCGGTCGAGCTCGAGTTCTATCAGGTTGAAAAGGTATAG